The segment TGGTCGTGATTCGCGGGTCCCACGCCCACCAGATCCCCCACGTGGGCCGGCCCCACAGCGTGCCGAGGATGAGGGTGAGGACGGCGGCGACCACCCCGAGTTCCGCGGCGGAAACCGCGAGCAGGTCCCATTTCAGCCGGCGCTGCACGAGATAGAGGATGCTCATGAGGAAGACGACGAAGAACGCGAGCATCATCACCCACGCGACCGGCACGTGGACGTAGAGGAGGCGCTGGACCTCGCCCTGCAGCGCGTCGGCGGGCAGGACGACGAGTCCGAGCACGCTGCCGACGGCGATGAGGGCGATCGCAAGCCACCCGAGCATGGTCAGTCTATTCATTGAACCCGCATCACTCCTCGAGGACGACGGGGAAGATCCAGAGACAGACGACGAACAATATCACGTCGTACGATGTGAGTAACCTCAGCCACCCTCCCGCCCGTCCGAGCGGGTCGCCGGCCAGGAACGCTTCCGTGGCGCCGACGCTCCCGAGGACGACGGGGACGAGGGCGGGGAAGAGGAGGAGCGGCAGCAGGAGTTCGCGCGCCCTGAGGTGGACCGTGAGGGCGGAGAAGAAGGTCCCGATGACGGAGAAGCCGAACGTGCCGAGGGCGGCCACGAGGAGGAGCGGGCCGGCCTGTGCGGCGAAGTTGACCTGGTACAGGATCGCGGCGGCGGGGAAGAGGACGACCTCGAGCGCGGCGAGCACCACGAGGTTGCCGGCCAGCTTGCCCAGGTAGATCGCGCGCACGTCGCCGGGATAGAGCCGCAGCAGGTGGGTGCCGCCCGCGAGTTCCTCGTTCTGGAAGGTCCGGCCGAGCGAGAGGGTGCCGGTGAAGACGATCGCCACCCAGAGGAG is part of the Candidatus Palauibacter soopunensis genome and harbors:
- the ccsA gene encoding cytochrome c biogenesis protein CcsA, translated to MNRLTMLGWLAIALIAVGSVLGLVVLPADALQGEVQRLLYVHVPVAWVMMLAFFVVFLMSILYLVQRRLKWDLLAVSAAELGVVAAVLTLILGTLWGRPTWGIWWAWDPRITTTALLVPIYTGYLVVRSMAEDPDRRARWAAVIGLIAFVQVPIVYLSVFWWRSLHQPPSSPQSMWSAYGLVMLLGFVAYALAFAYLWLRRYRLAATELELELSGPEEG
- a CDS encoding heme exporter protein CcmB; protein product: MSALARRAAAILWKDILSETRTRQGFTAMLSFAALVLFMFSFAIGVDNDLLGRLAGGLLWVAIVFTGTLSLGRTFQNEELAGGTHLLRLYPGDVRAIYLGKLAGNLVVLAALEVVLFPAAAILYQVNFAAQAGPLLLVAALGTFGFSVIGTFFSALTVHLRARELLLPLLLFPALVPVVLGSVGATEAFLAGDPLGRAGGWLRLLTSYDVILFVVCLWIFPVVLEE